A genomic region of Azoarcus sp. KH32C contains the following coding sequences:
- a CDS encoding BatD family protein, translating to MVMRLRDAARPHWTALAMARLACAIALILAVGRAMASDGANADLWIEAQLEPDTVYVQAQAIYTLRLYQAVSTRELAFHAPRSAFAEIRASAGEKVDEVTRAGRRYRVTERRYLILPFASGPLPLTDGHVSIQANSTGKSAERRIDAPPLTLAVRAIPFDRRGEDWLPARTLTLTESWQPAGLPLKPGQALRRTIRIEARGLSAAQLPALQPDAEGFSVHPEPPRLEEREDEGGIIGTREQTWLMVPRQSGDLTIPALRLAWWDTLNNAARHADLPARTIMAMTSPATAASPAIDVSAQAISSAPPVSPPLAPSAAPVNAPASGPALITTFAGLALLAMAAALIWLRRNTPYFHFRRACRNNDPLAARAALLQWRGKGLPPAPASLLAIAQHLGGQATRTELGALDRQLYGPACTPWNGQRLLAALHAEHPGLRRTLSRMSHSSRRTPRLATENPTRMA from the coding sequence ATGGTGATGCGACTGCGAGATGCCGCCCGTCCTCACTGGACCGCCCTTGCCATGGCGCGGCTCGCGTGCGCCATCGCGCTGATCCTCGCCGTCGGACGGGCGATGGCAAGTGATGGTGCGAATGCCGACCTCTGGATCGAGGCGCAACTGGAACCCGACACGGTCTACGTTCAAGCGCAAGCGATCTACACCCTGCGTCTCTACCAAGCCGTAAGCACGCGCGAACTCGCCTTCCACGCTCCACGCTCGGCCTTCGCCGAGATCCGCGCCAGCGCAGGCGAAAAGGTGGACGAAGTCACCCGCGCCGGCAGACGCTACCGCGTCACGGAACGCCGCTACCTGATCCTCCCTTTCGCCAGCGGGCCGCTGCCGCTAACCGACGGCCATGTCAGCATCCAGGCCAACAGCACCGGCAAATCCGCCGAGCGACGTATCGATGCGCCGCCTTTGACGCTCGCCGTACGGGCAATCCCCTTCGATCGACGGGGCGAGGACTGGCTGCCGGCACGCACGCTGACGCTGACCGAATCGTGGCAACCCGCCGGGCTCCCGCTGAAGCCCGGACAAGCATTACGGCGCACCATCCGTATCGAGGCGAGAGGCTTGTCCGCCGCGCAGCTGCCCGCGCTGCAACCGGATGCCGAAGGCTTCTCCGTGCATCCCGAACCGCCGCGCCTCGAAGAGCGTGAGGACGAGGGCGGGATTATTGGCACGCGCGAGCAGACCTGGCTGATGGTGCCGCGGCAGAGCGGCGATCTCACCATCCCCGCTCTGAGGCTGGCATGGTGGGACACCCTCAACAATGCAGCGCGCCATGCCGATCTTCCTGCACGCACGATCATGGCCATGACAAGCCCCGCCACCGCGGCCTCGCCCGCTATCGACGTGAGCGCCCAAGCAATATCATCCGCGCCCCCAGTTTCACCCCCCCTGGCCCCTTCCGCTGCCCCGGTGAACGCGCCAGCCAGCGGCCCTGCACTCATCACGACCTTCGCGGGACTGGCACTACTGGCAATGGCCGCGGCACTCATCTGGCTCCGCCGCAATACGCCGTACTTCCACTTCCGACGTGCATGCCGCAATAATGATCCGCTCGCCGCCCGAGCCGCCCTGCTCCAATGGCGCGGCAAAGGCCTCCCACCGGCCCCCGCAAGCCTGCTCGCAATCGCCCAGCACCTTGGAGGACAGGCTACTCGGACGGAGCTTGGAGCGCTCGATCGGCAACTCTATGGACCAGCTTGCACTCCGTGGAATGGCCAACGGCTACTCGCCGCACTGCACGCCGAACACCCGGGCCTTCGACGGACCTTGTCGCGGATGAGCCACTCGTCGCGGCGGACTCCTCGCCTCGCAACCGAAAATCCGACCCGCATGGCGTGA
- a CDS encoding VWA domain-containing protein, giving the protein MSFLWPWLLALLPLPWLVRRCLPATDPGAVLRVPSLDAFVLPSPNQAALPGPARTRRRVGIDLWLASTAWMLLVLAAARPLAPADPHDLPATGRDLMLALDISASMATADLGVDGRPTERLTVARRLAQDFLSRRDGDRVGLIVFGKQAYLHTPLTFDLDAVRAALDDVAIGLAGRETALGDAIALAATRLREFGGNARVLVLLTDGANTAGQLTPTQAGWIAQREGLRIHVVGIGAERTQVAMADGPRETNPSADLDEDSLRELAGRTGGSYRRATDAAGLSAFYRLIDDLEPTDLGHADGRPAQELYPWPLAAALVLATLIALRRRTGARR; this is encoded by the coding sequence ATGAGCTTCTTGTGGCCCTGGCTGCTGGCGCTATTGCCGCTCCCTTGGCTCGTTCGCCGGTGCCTGCCGGCGACAGATCCGGGCGCCGTCCTGCGCGTACCCTCGCTCGACGCATTCGTGCTGCCTTCCCCCAACCAGGCCGCCCTGCCCGGTCCCGCCCGGACACGCCGAAGGGTCGGCATCGACCTATGGCTCGCCAGCACAGCCTGGATGCTGCTCGTGCTGGCAGCAGCCCGGCCGCTCGCCCCCGCCGATCCGCATGACCTGCCGGCAACCGGCCGCGACCTGATGCTCGCGCTGGACATCTCGGCCAGCATGGCGACGGCCGACCTTGGCGTCGACGGCCGGCCCACCGAGCGCCTGACCGTCGCGCGCCGCCTCGCGCAGGACTTCCTGTCGCGCCGCGACGGCGATCGCGTCGGCCTGATCGTGTTCGGCAAACAGGCCTACCTGCATACGCCGCTCACCTTCGATCTGGACGCCGTTCGCGCCGCGCTCGACGACGTCGCGATCGGCCTCGCGGGCCGCGAAACGGCGCTCGGAGACGCCATCGCGCTCGCCGCCACGCGTCTTCGGGAGTTCGGCGGCAACGCCCGCGTACTGGTGCTGTTGACGGACGGCGCCAACACCGCGGGGCAACTGACGCCGACACAGGCGGGCTGGATCGCGCAACGCGAGGGACTGCGCATCCATGTCGTGGGCATCGGCGCAGAACGCACGCAGGTGGCTATGGCGGACGGGCCGCGCGAGACCAATCCTTCGGCCGACCTCGATGAAGATTCCCTGCGCGAGCTTGCCGGCAGGACGGGCGGCTCCTACCGGCGCGCCACCGACGCCGCAGGCCTGTCGGCGTTCTATCGCCTGATCGACGATCTCGAACCGACCGATCTCGGGCACGCGGACGGCCGACCGGCACAGGAGCTGTATCCCTGGCCGCTGGCCGCTGCGCTGGTTCTCGCCACGCTGATCGCCCTGCGTCGCCGCACCGGAGCACGGCGATGA
- a CDS encoding tetratricopeptide repeat protein codes for MTDVAKLFAELTLLRPWWLLALLPLGILLWHLARHRTPEHGNWEGVVDPALLPHVAIPRLPDRHRSTRIATTVGLMLAVLALAGPAVPGKNAIALRSDAVRVLLVGLSPPAAELDAPATDEAMRIALLELLGQLPDGQTALVVYGEEPYLAAPPTTDAATLRLLVPELSPGLLPLAGDRPERALRLAQKTLSKSGADGRDVVWFTSHTVASAEALEVLEALHRDGVRVSLLHTGPTDNGSAAASPLTDSIRATGGRYVALADASAAASLIATDLATGHGTRATRAHAATPQELGPWLLPLILPLAALAFRRGLLILLAVAVVCPFSSADAMDLTGWRRRPDQRAPLVLQDGDAAAAARQFADPRWKAVAYYRAGRYAEAASLLEPFDDADSLYNRGNALAHEERLQEALQAFETALRQRPNDPDIRHNRDVVQRLIPPPPPPAAGGGKGKAPPPPPAPSAAEQNAARSDHEQEAQRLAEQWLRRVPDEPAGLLRRKLELEHRRRQSGEVSRPW; via the coding sequence ATGACCGACGTGGCGAAGCTGTTCGCAGAACTGACGCTGCTGCGCCCCTGGTGGCTGCTCGCCCTGCTGCCGCTGGGGATCCTACTCTGGCACCTCGCTCGCCACCGGACGCCCGAGCATGGCAACTGGGAAGGCGTCGTCGATCCCGCGCTACTCCCGCATGTGGCGATACCACGTCTGCCCGACCGGCACCGCAGCACGCGGATCGCCACGACCGTCGGCCTGATGCTCGCGGTGCTTGCGCTGGCGGGCCCCGCGGTCCCGGGCAAGAACGCGATTGCCCTGCGCAGCGATGCCGTGCGCGTGCTGCTGGTCGGCCTTTCTCCGCCGGCCGCCGAGCTCGACGCGCCCGCGACCGACGAGGCCATGCGCATCGCCTTGCTCGAACTGCTCGGCCAGTTGCCGGACGGGCAAACGGCGCTCGTGGTGTATGGCGAGGAACCCTACCTCGCGGCGCCCCCGACCACCGACGCGGCAACGCTGCGATTGCTGGTCCCGGAATTGTCGCCGGGACTGCTGCCGCTCGCTGGCGACCGCCCTGAGCGCGCCCTGCGCCTCGCCCAAAAAACCCTGTCCAAGTCCGGAGCGGACGGGCGCGACGTCGTCTGGTTCACGTCGCATACCGTCGCCTCCGCCGAAGCCCTCGAAGTTCTTGAGGCGCTGCACCGCGACGGCGTCCGCGTCTCGCTGCTGCACACCGGCCCGACCGACAATGGGAGCGCCGCCGCGTCGCCCTTGACCGACTCGATCCGCGCAACAGGGGGACGCTACGTCGCCCTCGCCGATGCCAGCGCGGCTGCAAGCCTCATTGCCACCGATCTCGCCACCGGCCACGGTACCCGGGCAACCCGGGCACACGCGGCGACACCTCAGGAACTGGGACCATGGCTGTTGCCACTCATCCTGCCGCTCGCCGCCCTGGCGTTCCGGCGCGGCCTGCTCATCCTCCTCGCCGTTGCCGTGGTGTGCCCCTTCTCCTCCGCCGACGCGATGGACCTCACCGGATGGCGCCGCCGTCCCGACCAGCGTGCGCCGCTCGTGCTGCAAGACGGAGACGCCGCAGCCGCAGCCCGACAGTTCGCCGATCCCCGCTGGAAAGCCGTCGCCTACTATCGCGCCGGTCGCTATGCGGAAGCCGCATCCCTGCTCGAGCCGTTCGACGATGCCGACTCCCTGTACAACCGCGGCAATGCGCTGGCGCACGAGGAGCGCCTGCAAGAAGCCTTGCAAGCGTTCGAAACTGCGCTGCGGCAACGCCCGAACGACCCTGATATCCGACACAACCGCGATGTGGTGCAAAGGCTGATACCGCCCCCGCCGCCACCTGCTGCAGGCGGAGGCAAGGGCAAGGCACCCCCTCCGCCGCCTGCGCCGTCCGCAGCCGAGCAGAACGCCGCGCGCAGCGATCACGAACAGGAAGCCCAACGCCTCGCCGAACAATGGCTGCGCCGCGTGCCGGACGAACCAGCGGGGCTGCTGCGGCGCAAGCTCGAACTCGAACATCGCCGCCGCCAAAGCGGGGAGGTGTCGCGCCCATGGTGA
- a CDS encoding glycosyltransferase family 4 protein, with amino-acid sequence MVSTSYPSTLTDWRGLFIRHLSDALARRDDLALRLWAPPGESHPAVRVAATPSESAWLAALMQKGGIAHLLRNSTAQGVAHALRLLQFLHSTYARSRKVDVYHINWLQNALPLPANGRPALITVLGTDMQLLKLPLMATLLKRAMRGRAVTICPNAEWMIPELTKRFGDFATVRFVPFGIDPGWFAIDRSFAPTGPAKWLAVTRLTRGKLGPLFEWCEPHFRDGTRELHLFGPMQEEIELPAWVHYHGPASPAQLMHDWFPGAHGLITLSQHAEGRPQVMLEAMAAGLPIIASRLPAHENIVFHRETGWLCDAPQDVAAALDALERPEANRQAGETARQWAAREIGTWDDCATRYITLYRNLLQDTKA; translated from the coding sequence ATGGTGAGCACCTCGTATCCGTCGACGCTCACCGACTGGCGTGGCCTCTTCATCCGCCACCTCTCCGACGCGCTCGCCCGGCGAGACGACCTCGCGCTGCGACTGTGGGCTCCGCCGGGCGAATCGCATCCCGCTGTGCGCGTCGCCGCCACGCCGTCCGAGTCGGCCTGGCTCGCAGCATTGATGCAGAAGGGGGGTATCGCCCACCTGCTGCGCAACAGCACCGCGCAAGGCGTGGCCCACGCTCTGCGGCTCCTCCAGTTCTTGCACAGCACCTATGCTCGCAGCCGCAAGGTCGATGTCTATCACATCAACTGGCTCCAGAACGCCCTGCCCCTGCCGGCGAATGGACGCCCGGCCTTGATCACGGTGCTCGGGACCGACATGCAGTTGCTCAAGCTGCCACTGATGGCGACGCTCCTCAAGCGCGCGATGCGCGGCCGTGCCGTGACCATCTGCCCCAATGCGGAATGGATGATTCCCGAACTCACGAAACGATTCGGTGATTTCGCAACTGTCCGCTTCGTCCCCTTCGGCATCGACCCCGGCTGGTTTGCAATCGACCGCAGCTTCGCCCCGACCGGCCCCGCGAAATGGCTCGCCGTCACGCGGCTGACGCGCGGCAAACTGGGGCCTTTGTTCGAGTGGTGCGAACCGCATTTTCGCGACGGCACACGCGAGTTGCACCTCTTCGGTCCGATGCAGGAGGAGATCGAACTGCCGGCCTGGGTGCACTACCACGGCCCCGCCTCGCCGGCCCAACTGATGCATGACTGGTTCCCCGGCGCACACGGCCTGATCACCCTCAGCCAGCACGCCGAAGGCCGCCCGCAGGTCATGCTCGAAGCGATGGCCGCAGGTCTCCCGATCATCGCCTCGCGCCTGCCCGCGCACGAGAACATCGTCTTCCACCGCGAGACCGGCTGGCTCTGCGACGCCCCGCAGGACGTCGCCGCGGCGCTCGACGCCCTGGAACGGCCCGAAGCAAACCGGCAGGCCGGCGAGACGGCACGGCAATGGGCTGCACGCGAGATCGGCACTTGGGACGACTGCGCCACCCGTTACATCACGCTCTATCGAAACTTGCTGCAGGACACCAAGGCATGA